The Pseudomonas sp. HOU2 DNA window AAATACTCCGCATCGCGGGAGAAGCGGCTGACCAGCAGCGCGACTTCGTCGATCACCTGCGTCAGCACCCGTTGACGCAGAGCCTGACCATTGCCGGACGGCTCATCGCCAATCGGCACACGGCTGATCAGTGATGAGCCGAGGAAGCACAGCAGGTCGAGTGTCGGCAAACCGCCAAGGCCCGGCGCCCCGATACCCAGACGCAGATGCAAGTGCGGGATGGCGCAGAAATCGCCAGCGCCGATGAAGCCATCGTCGATGATCAGATCCACCGGCGATTGCGCCGTACCGCTGCGTCGTAAGGAATGACCGTGCTGTTCGAGTTCCTGCGCCAGGTCGGTCATGGCTTGGCTGGCGCCAATCAATAAAATGTCGAGACGTCTCATGTCGGCCTCCTCATCAAACCAGATAGTCACGCAGGGCGTGCTGCACGCAGGGCGTTTCGAGCAGCGAGCTGCTGTGGAAAAAGCGCACGATGTTGCCCACCAGCGGATGGTGGCGATTGATCGGAAACGCCAGCCCGGCCATTTCGTCCTTGAGCGAGCGGCGCACTGCCTCGCTGACCGGCAAGGCGTCGATCAGGCGCAGATCGAAGGACTTCTGGATGTCGTTGGTCAGGTAATGGCCGATGAACACCGGCAGGATCTGCGCGATGGTTTCCCGATCCGCGTCATTGGCGGTGTGCCAATAGATGCGCACCATCCGGGCCCAGAAGCTGGAATGCCGGCCCTCGTCGAGCAAGTGATCGGCCATCAACCCTTTGATCGATGGCTTGACCGTATCGTCCCGGGCGAACGCGGCGACGTCGCCGGTCACGGTGTTCTCGGCGATGGCCACGCAGATCAGTTCCACCGCGCTGCGCAGGTGCTCGGGCGCCAACGCCACAGCGGCAGGAATTGCCCGGCTCAGTTCGATTTCTGCGGGCAATTCGATCGGCTCGATGCCGGTCATGGCCACGGTCTGCTGCATGAAATCCATCGCCACCAGTGCGTGGTAATCCTCGTCCACCACCACGGTCATCGCGTCGTAGCGACAGGCGAACGGGAACGGCACGGCGAAGCGATTCTTGGCGATGGCGCGGGCGGTCTGGTCGACGATCTCGGTCTCGAAAATCACTACGTCGTTGATGAACTTGTACAGCGTCTGCACCAGGGCGAAATCACGCTGCTGCGGGCACTCACGCAGGAAGGTTTCGCTGAGCACCAGCGGCTGGCGGCTCAGCGGATAGATCAGGCGCTCATCGTCTTCGAGCTCGCGCCGTGGCCGGGTGCGGATGGTGGCGCGGGTTTCCCAGGCGTCGGCGAAGGATTGATAGTCGGCGGCGTTCATTGGGCCACCTCCGCCAAAGGTTCACGCATGCTCAGACGCAGGCCGTCCCACAGGGCGATGCGGCTATCCACCGCCGCGATGGCGCTGGCATAGACCTCGGCTTCGCGCTGCGGATCGCCATCGATCAGACGCTCAAGCAGTTGCTCCGCCGCCGGGCCGTGATCTTCCGAGTCGACCTCGATGTGGCGCTCCAGGTAATAGCGAAAGGTCGGCGCCTGTTCGATGCCGATCCCCCAGTCATCGAGGATGCGCTGGAACATCGTCGGGATCACGCTCTCGCGACCATGCAGGAACGCGGCAGCAACGCTGTGGCCTGGCGCATGCAGTGCGGTGTTCAGCGTCTCGCGAACAAATTTTGCTGCTGCCGGATCCACTTCGACGCTTTGCAAGGCGACGTCGTAACTCACGCCCTCCTGTTGCAGCGCAACAAACCGTTCGACCGCCGTGGTGCTCGCCCCGACTTCGCGCATCGCGTCCAGGTACAGTTCGAAATGGCTGTAATGCCCATGGGCGGGACGGTCGTCGGACTCT harbors:
- a CDS encoding diiron oxygenase; the protein is MNAADYQSFADAWETRATIRTRPRRELEDDERLIYPLSRQPLVLSETFLRECPQQRDFALVQTLYKFINDVVIFETEIVDQTARAIAKNRFAVPFPFACRYDAMTVVVDEDYHALVAMDFMQQTVAMTGIEPIELPAEIELSRAIPAAVALAPEHLRSAVELICVAIAENTVTGDVAAFARDDTVKPSIKGLMADHLLDEGRHSSFWARMVRIYWHTANDADRETIAQILPVFIGHYLTNDIQKSFDLRLIDALPVSEAVRRSLKDEMAGLAFPINRHHPLVGNIVRFFHSSSLLETPCVQHALRDYLV
- a CDS encoding DUF3050 domain-containing protein is translated as MMPTKEQLALKKAQLSVHPIFTEIDSLSVLRRFMESHVFAVWDFMSLTKRLQQELTCTRLPWLPPRDPHAARLINEIVLGEESDDRPAHGHYSHFELYLDAMREVGASTTAVERFVALQQEGVSYDVALQSVEVDPAAAKFVRETLNTALHAPGHSVAAAFLHGRESVIPTMFQRILDDWGIGIEQAPTFRYYLERHIEVDSEDHGPAAEQLLERLIDGDPQREAEVYASAIAAVDSRIALWDGLRLSMREPLAEVAQ